One window of the Shewanella maritima genome contains the following:
- a CDS encoding ATP-binding protein, producing the protein MPSLKRIILINTHLPGVVELALDGHTNICGTNASGKTTLQRLVPVFYGEYPSRVVPSTRDSFERWYLPHDSSYIIYEYQKQDGLLYQAVLSSAGDGKGVNYRFIAQGFELDDYIKSRNGDTIVCHSMADLGRDMRRKKIPHTNLLNTREFRAIIQNDRSLLSTGGNRSELRGYARQFSLCEAEHSLRHIEKLAKAVHSKEGKMETVKSMIAAILEEDGVNPPASRINPQKVEAWIRESQLVQGFEQIRPEYEKLSLEFDQLLSAELRLASLSEGYKADETIEAKRQEDNQAEAKAINSQLADLDSEWKEIRDELNQEISAANGAVQSYEQELDAIEDKHAAFLDADIEQAKADLDSLPSWRSDVESLQERHKLQTEKHQDIEAAYNARRSKIGEQLARELDKLHKEQDAQREKRDEQRELASDDLAKLEQQWREQTDAGKAKFTEQQHQLKLQRVELNHQVNSVTYTEDEKTRLAIFDERIANADDEQEACNAQVERLTKEEAKQRRLREQANEALRLTGIRVNEAEQAKEELEHMLFPQSHTLLEFLRKEADGWEQTFGKVIAPELLHRSDLHPSLAASEQAADASSLFGVNLDLAAIDLPDYAQSEQDLRIALDKAQDVLKTAQEAKAEAEQQLISMNDALDKIVRELTFARTAYKNSREDVRRLFEEKRNEQQAINAALAERKTQASKGLTRIDNELKQLVNQHQNWLEEQQEQALEAKMEKNAYWQEVIGAIDNQLGQIKANIDQRRQHAKQEQKACETWYKDELKSRGVDEDKIIALKQQIRELEGKISHAEQRRSEVLRYDDWYQHTWLQRKPTLQTQLAEVKRAALELDQQLKQKTTEVKTRRNELEAARKLCDAAQIEASENLTKLRAVMRKLAELKLPKADEQASGGIGERLRQGEDLLLKRDYLLGSVKQYVEHFDSVIASKSGSSLAEFWERAREESSFTNDKGIRILDYRKLVPQLDQLLNVMVPQSIMAIKEQGRIFGVDLTAFYDVLADIDRRIASQSARITREVGEELFLDGVSESAVKIRSRISELEFWPELEVFVKAFQAWKADSFSALPDENYTNSMRRALEIIGRAALTGGIAKLLEIELRLKEGNSDLVIRTDRQLNESSSHGMAYLILCKFLLAFTRLLRGKADVTIHWPIDELGTLHHGNVKKIFDACENNDISVLGAFPNPESEVLSLFANRYIINKQTRKLQVVKSKSNPLAERLAAHQQAKQPQSTNEEMA; encoded by the coding sequence ATGCCAAGCTTGAAACGAATTATTCTAATTAACACCCACCTGCCGGGTGTTGTTGAACTCGCCCTTGACGGTCACACCAATATTTGTGGTACTAACGCTTCGGGTAAAACCACGTTGCAACGCCTGGTGCCAGTATTTTATGGTGAATATCCAAGTCGCGTTGTGCCATCAACCCGCGACAGTTTCGAGCGTTGGTATCTACCTCACGACTCAAGCTACATCATTTATGAGTATCAAAAGCAGGATGGTTTGCTGTACCAAGCGGTATTGTCATCAGCTGGTGATGGTAAAGGGGTTAACTATCGTTTTATCGCCCAGGGCTTTGAGCTAGACGATTACATCAAAAGCCGTAATGGCGACACTATAGTGTGTCATTCGATGGCCGATCTTGGTCGTGACATGCGCCGCAAAAAAATCCCTCATACTAACCTTTTGAATACTCGTGAGTTTAGAGCGATCATCCAAAATGATCGCAGCTTACTATCTACTGGTGGTAATCGCAGCGAACTACGCGGTTATGCTCGCCAGTTCTCTTTGTGCGAAGCCGAGCATAGCCTAAGACACATTGAAAAACTGGCAAAAGCGGTGCACTCAAAAGAAGGCAAGATGGAAACCGTAAAATCCATGATTGCCGCCATTTTGGAAGAAGATGGTGTGAACCCGCCTGCGTCACGTATAAATCCGCAAAAAGTTGAGGCCTGGATCCGTGAAAGCCAATTAGTGCAAGGATTTGAGCAAATTCGCCCAGAGTATGAAAAGCTATCGCTAGAGTTTGACCAACTGCTTAGCGCCGAGCTGCGTCTTGCTAGCTTGTCCGAAGGTTATAAAGCGGATGAAACCATTGAAGCTAAGCGACAGGAAGATAACCAAGCCGAAGCTAAAGCCATCAACAGCCAACTTGCTGATCTTGATAGCGAATGGAAAGAAATCCGTGATGAGTTAAATCAGGAAATTTCAGCCGCTAACGGCGCTGTGCAAAGCTATGAGCAAGAACTTGATGCCATTGAAGACAAACACGCAGCCTTTTTAGATGCCGATATTGAGCAAGCAAAAGCGGATTTAGACAGTCTGCCAAGTTGGCGCAGTGATGTTGAAAGCTTGCAAGAGCGTCACAAACTACAAACCGAGAAACACCAGGATATTGAAGCTGCATACAATGCCCGTCGCAGCAAAATTGGTGAGCAGTTAGCGCGCGAGCTAGATAAACTGCACAAAGAACAAGACGCTCAGCGTGAAAAGCGTGATGAGCAGCGCGAGCTAGCTAGCGATGATTTAGCCAAATTAGAGCAGCAATGGCGTGAGCAAACCGATGCAGGTAAAGCTAAGTTTACTGAGCAGCAACATCAACTTAAACTGCAGCGCGTTGAGCTTAATCATCAGGTGAATAGTGTCACCTACACAGAAGATGAGAAAACCCGTTTAGCCATTTTCGATGAGCGTATTGCCAATGCCGATGATGAGCAAGAGGCGTGTAACGCTCAAGTAGAGCGCCTGACCAAAGAAGAAGCCAAACAAAGACGTCTTCGCGAGCAGGCTAATGAAGCGCTGCGCTTAACCGGCATTCGCGTAAATGAAGCCGAGCAAGCCAAAGAAGAGTTGGAACATATGCTGTTCCCACAATCGCACACCCTACTTGAGTTTTTGCGTAAAGAGGCCGATGGCTGGGAGCAAACCTTCGGTAAAGTGATTGCCCCTGAGCTACTGCACCGCAGCGACTTACACCCAAGCTTAGCCGCGAGTGAGCAAGCAGCTGATGCAAGCTCGCTGTTTGGCGTTAACCTAGATTTAGCCGCTATCGACCTGCCTGATTATGCCCAGTCTGAGCAAGATCTGCGTATCGCCCTTGATAAAGCGCAAGATGTACTCAAGACCGCACAAGAAGCCAAAGCTGAGGCTGAGCAGCAACTTATTAGCATGAATGATGCGCTTGATAAGATTGTTCGCGAGCTGACTTTTGCCCGCACTGCGTATAAGAATAGCCGCGAAGATGTGCGCCGCTTATTTGAAGAAAAGCGCAATGAGCAGCAAGCGATTAATGCCGCCCTTGCCGAACGTAAAACTCAGGCCAGCAAAGGCTTAACGCGCATCGATAACGAGTTAAAGCAATTAGTTAATCAGCATCAAAACTGGCTTGAAGAGCAGCAAGAGCAAGCCCTTGAAGCCAAGATGGAGAAAAACGCCTACTGGCAAGAAGTGATTGGCGCCATTGATAATCAATTAGGGCAAATCAAAGCCAATATTGACCAGCGCCGCCAACACGCCAAGCAAGAGCAAAAGGCTTGTGAAACCTGGTATAAGGACGAGCTTAAATCTCGCGGGGTTGATGAAGATAAGATTATCGCGCTTAAGCAGCAAATTCGTGAGCTTGAGGGCAAGATTAGTCATGCTGAGCAGCGCCGCAGTGAAGTGCTGCGTTATGATGACTGGTATCAACACACTTGGCTGCAGCGTAAGCCAACCTTGCAAACACAACTTGCCGAGGTTAAACGCGCAGCCCTTGAGCTTGACCAGCAGTTAAAGCAAAAAACTACAGAAGTTAAAACTCGTCGCAATGAGTTAGAAGCCGCCCGTAAGTTGTGCGATGCCGCGCAAATTGAAGCCTCTGAAAACCTCACTAAGTTACGTGCAGTGATGCGTAAACTGGCCGAGCTGAAGCTACCAAAAGCAGATGAGCAAGCCAGTGGCGGTATTGGTGAGCGCTTGCGTCAAGGTGAAGATTTACTCCTCAAACGAGACTATCTACTTGGCTCAGTCAAGCAATACGTTGAGCACTTTGACAGCGTGATTGCCAGCAAGTCTGGTTCGAGCTTGGCAGAGTTTTGGGAACGAGCCCGCGAAGAGTCGAGCTTTACCAATGACAAAGGCATTCGCATCTTAGATTATCGCAAGCTAGTGCCGCAGCTTGACCAATTGCTCAACGTGATGGTGCCGCAGTCGATTATGGCGATTAAAGAGCAAGGGCGCATTTTCGGCGTCGACTTAACCGCATTCTACGACGTACTTGCTGATATTGACCGCCGCATTGCCAGCCAAAGCGCACGTATTACCCGTGAAGTGGGCGAAGAGTTATTCCTTGATGGCGTGTCCGAATCTGCAGTTAAAATTCGCTCGCGCATCAGTGAGTTAGAGTTCTGGCCTGAGCTAGAAGTTTTTGTCAAAGCCTTCCAGGCCTGGAAAGCCGACAGCTTTAGCGCGTTGCCAGATGAGAACTACACCAATAGCATGCGCCGGGCATTGGAGATTATCGGCCGCGCCGCGCTAACAGGTGGCATTGCTAAGCTGTTAGAAATTGAGCTGCGCCTTAAAGAGGGCAATAGCGACTTAGTTATTCGCACCGACCGCCAGCTCAATGAATCATCGAGTCATGGTATGGCTTACCTGATTTTATGTAAGTTCTTGCTCGCCTTTACCCGCCTACTGCGCGGCAAGGCCGATGTTACCATTCACTGGCCAATCGATGAGCTAGGCACGCTGCACCACGGTAACGTGAAGAAGATTTTTGATGCCTGTGAGAACAATGACATCAGTGTGTTAGGCGCTTTCCCGAACCCTGAGTCAGAAGTATTAAGCCTGTTTGCCAACCGTTACATTATTAATAAGCAAACTCGTAAACTGCAGGTGGTGAAATCTAAATCTAACCCGCTTGCAGAGCGTTTAGCCGCCCATCAACAAGCCAAGCAACCACAATCAACTAACGAGGAGATGGCATAA
- the ahpF gene encoding alkyl hydroperoxide reductase subunit F yields the protein MLDANVKNQLKSYMQHLKRPVELVLSTDDSNKSAELASLAQDIVDVHELVSVRNEQGKRSPSMSIQSQQTQTNITFAGLPMGHEFTSLVLALLHTGGHDIKLADDVIAQIKALPGKYQFETYVSLSCQTCPEVVQALNMMAAINPNITNVMIDGALFQEEVEQRDILSVPSVFLNGEPFSVGAISVAEILNKIDVNAGARQAEALNQKDDFDVLVVGGGPAGAAAAIYAARKGLNTGVVADKFGGQVAETVGIENFISVSKTEGPKLVANLESHVRDYDVDIMENQRAIELTQDGKIKLGLENGAELKSQSVILATGARWREMNVPGEQEYRGKGVAYCPHCDGPLFKGKRVAVIGGGNSGIEAAIDLANIVEHVTVLEFDSKLRADEVLQRKANSMGNITIITQAMTTEVLGDGKRVTGLQYTDRATEQSHHVELAGVFVQIGLVPNTEWLRGVVEMTERGEVIVDARGQTSIPGVFAAGDMTNSPYKQIIIAMGSGATASLGAFDYLIRQGETVEEVAA from the coding sequence ATGCTTGATGCCAACGTAAAAAACCAACTGAAGTCATACATGCAACACTTAAAGCGCCCAGTTGAGTTGGTGCTATCAACTGACGACAGCAACAAATCTGCAGAGCTTGCTTCACTTGCACAAGATATTGTTGATGTGCACGAGTTAGTGAGTGTGCGTAATGAGCAAGGTAAGCGCTCACCAAGCATGAGTATTCAAAGTCAACAAACTCAAACCAATATTACCTTTGCCGGCTTGCCAATGGGGCATGAATTTACCTCACTGGTTTTAGCGCTGCTGCATACGGGCGGTCACGACATCAAACTCGCTGATGACGTGATTGCGCAAATTAAAGCGCTGCCGGGTAAATACCAATTTGAAACTTACGTGTCGCTAAGCTGCCAAACTTGCCCTGAGGTCGTTCAGGCGTTAAACATGATGGCGGCGATAAACCCCAACATCACCAATGTGATGATTGACGGTGCGTTATTCCAAGAGGAAGTCGAACAGCGCGATATCTTGTCAGTACCGTCTGTATTCTTAAATGGTGAGCCTTTCTCTGTGGGCGCGATTAGCGTTGCTGAAATTCTCAATAAGATTGATGTTAATGCCGGTGCTCGCCAAGCTGAGGCGCTTAATCAAAAAGATGATTTTGATGTATTGGTTGTTGGTGGCGGCCCAGCTGGTGCCGCAGCAGCGATTTACGCTGCACGTAAAGGCTTAAATACCGGTGTCGTTGCTGACAAATTTGGCGGTCAGGTAGCCGAGACTGTAGGTATTGAAAACTTTATCTCTGTATCAAAAACCGAAGGCCCTAAGTTGGTGGCAAACCTTGAAAGCCATGTGCGCGACTATGATGTTGATATCATGGAAAACCAGCGCGCGATTGAGCTTACTCAAGATGGCAAGATCAAACTAGGGCTTGAAAACGGCGCAGAGCTTAAGAGTCAATCTGTGATTTTGGCAACTGGTGCTCGCTGGCGCGAAATGAACGTACCTGGTGAGCAAGAATATCGCGGCAAAGGTGTAGCTTATTGCCCGCACTGTGATGGCCCATTATTTAAAGGTAAGCGCGTAGCTGTGATTGGCGGCGGTAACTCAGGTATTGAAGCAGCAATCGATCTAGCCAACATTGTTGAGCACGTTACCGTTCTTGAATTTGATAGCAAGCTGCGTGCTGATGAAGTACTACAACGCAAAGCAAACTCTATGGGTAATATCACCATCATTACTCAGGCGATGACCACAGAAGTGCTAGGTGATGGTAAGCGAGTGACTGGCTTGCAGTACACAGACCGGGCAACAGAGCAGAGTCATCATGTTGAGCTTGCAGGTGTGTTTGTGCAAATCGGTTTAGTGCCAAACACTGAGTGGCTGCGCGGCGTAGTTGAAATGACAGAACGCGGTGAAGTGATTGTCGATGCTCGCGGTCAAACATCTATTCCGGGTGTATTTGCCGCTGGTGATATGACCAACAGTCCATACAAGCAAATTATTATTGCCATGGGCAGCGGCGCAACCGCATCACTTGGTGCATTTGATTATCTTATTCGTCAAGGTGAGACGGTCGAAGAAGTTGCAGCATAA
- the ahpC gene encoding alkyl hydroperoxide reductase subunit C has product MTQSIINSTIKPFKATAFHNGEFVEVTEQDLLGKWSVVFFYPADFTFVCPTELGDMADHYAQLQEMGVEVYSVSTDTHFTHKAWHASSDTIGKINYPMIGDPTGQITRNFGVMIEEDGLALRGTFVMNPEGEVKVAEIHDLGIGRSASELVRKIQAAQYVANHDGEVCPAKWQPGEETLAPSIDLVGKI; this is encoded by the coding sequence ATGACACAATCAATCATCAACAGCACTATCAAGCCATTCAAAGCAACTGCATTCCACAACGGTGAGTTTGTTGAAGTCACTGAGCAAGACCTACTAGGTAAGTGGTCTGTTGTATTCTTCTACCCAGCGGACTTCACATTCGTATGTCCAACTGAGTTAGGTGACATGGCTGACCATTACGCACAGCTTCAAGAAATGGGCGTTGAAGTTTACTCAGTATCTACTGACACTCACTTCACTCACAAAGCATGGCACGCAAGCTCTGACACTATCGGTAAAATCAACTACCCAATGATCGGTGACCCAACTGGCCAAATCACTCGCAACTTCGGCGTGATGATTGAAGAAGACGGTCTTGCACTACGCGGTACTTTCGTCATGAACCCTGAAGGTGAAGTTAAAGTTGCTGAAATCCATGACCTAGGTATTGGCCGTAGCGCTTCAGAACTAGTTCGTAAAATTCAAGCTGCACAATACGTTGCTAACCACGACGGTGAAGTTTGCCCAGCTAAATGGCAGCCAGGTGAAGAAACACTAGCTCCATCTATCGACCTAGTTGGTAAAATCTAA
- a CDS encoding spermidine synthase: MSEFKPIHRANDEYGELTVLDDGQYRVLAFGDNDEQSKLDKASPHLPQHSYIQAMLAALLFNTPKSAIILGLGGGALVHALKHYDSAIKMTAVELRAPVIEAAKRFFQLPIGKKLKLVNQDALEFIASAEHKKVDIIFADIYSEQGVDEQQVSSAFFEQCQAKLKQGGLLVLNCWKEHSKDDALKQRLQSQFNHVYACLTGSGNWVIFASQVDCNFNLANNKAALQELSQQLDFNIARVLTRFDEWV, encoded by the coding sequence ATGTCAGAATTTAAACCGATCCACCGCGCCAATGATGAATATGGTGAGTTAACCGTACTCGATGATGGTCAATACCGCGTACTTGCTTTTGGCGACAATGACGAGCAGTCAAAGCTTGATAAAGCCAGCCCACATTTACCACAGCATAGTTATATTCAAGCCATGCTGGCAGCACTGCTTTTCAACACGCCAAAAAGTGCCATCATTCTAGGGCTTGGCGGCGGGGCGCTGGTTCATGCACTGAAGCACTATGATTCTGCAATTAAAATGACTGCCGTTGAACTTCGCGCGCCTGTCATTGAGGCTGCCAAACGCTTCTTTCAATTGCCAATCGGCAAAAAGCTTAAACTGGTGAACCAAGATGCGCTTGAGTTTATCGCCAGCGCAGAGCATAAGAAGGTCGACATTATTTTCGCAGACATCTACAGCGAGCAAGGTGTAGATGAACAGCAGGTATCGTCAGCGTTTTTTGAGCAATGCCAGGCCAAACTTAAGCAAGGTGGCTTGTTGGTGCTTAACTGTTGGAAAGAGCACAGTAAAGATGATGCGTTAAAGCAGCGGTTACAAAGCCAATTCAACCATGTTTACGCTTGCCTTACTGGCAGCGGCAACTGGGTTATTTTTGCTAGTCAGGTCGATTGCAACTTTAACCTTGCCAACAACAAAGCTGCCTTGCAGGAGTTGTCTCAGCAGCTTGATTTTAATATTGCTCGGGTACTGACGCGTTTTGATGAGTGGGTTTAG
- a CDS encoding 2-hydroxyacid dehydrogenase, with amino-acid sequence MRIGFFSAKPYDIRHFNQANEQVGAQIEYFDYRLCMQNVKLAEGYEVVCAFVNDSLCEEVLVELAKGGTKVIAMRCAGFNNVDLDAAKRLGMQVVNVPAYSPESVAEHTVALMLTLNRKIHKAYQRTRDANFALAGLVGFNMFGRTVGVIGTGKIGLATIKILQGFGCKVLAYDPYPSQAVKDLGVEYISLEEMYPQCDIISLHCPLTADNHHLLNAESFAKMKQGVMVINTSRGGLLNAIDAMEALKEGQIGSLGLDVYENEKGLFFEDKSSEIIRDDVFRRLSACHNVIFTGHQAFLTEEALNAIASTTLNNVDALDKGEKSGNELC; translated from the coding sequence ATGAGAATCGGATTTTTTAGCGCTAAGCCATACGACATTCGTCATTTTAATCAGGCAAATGAGCAAGTGGGTGCGCAAATTGAGTACTTCGATTACCGCTTGTGTATGCAAAACGTAAAACTAGCCGAAGGCTACGAGGTGGTTTGTGCGTTTGTAAACGACTCACTATGTGAGGAAGTGTTAGTTGAGCTTGCAAAAGGCGGCACTAAGGTGATCGCTATGCGTTGTGCTGGCTTTAACAATGTTGATCTTGATGCTGCCAAGCGTCTTGGTATGCAAGTTGTTAACGTGCCGGCTTACTCACCTGAATCGGTTGCTGAGCATACCGTTGCATTAATGCTTACGCTTAACCGTAAAATCCATAAAGCTTATCAACGTACCCGTGATGCTAACTTTGCCTTAGCGGGCTTAGTTGGATTTAACATGTTTGGTCGTACAGTAGGCGTGATTGGTACAGGTAAAATCGGTTTAGCTACTATTAAAATCTTGCAAGGGTTTGGTTGTAAGGTGCTCGCGTACGATCCATATCCGAGTCAGGCGGTGAAAGATTTAGGTGTTGAATACATTAGCCTTGAAGAAATGTACCCGCAGTGCGACATCATTAGTCTGCATTGCCCGTTAACTGCTGATAACCATCACCTACTGAACGCAGAGAGCTTTGCCAAAATGAAGCAAGGTGTGATGGTGATTAACACTAGTCGTGGTGGCTTGCTCAATGCTATTGACGCAATGGAAGCATTAAAAGAGGGGCAAATTGGCTCCCTAGGTTTAGACGTCTACGAGAATGAAAAAGGCTTGTTCTTCGAGGATAAATCGAGCGAAATTATTCGTGACGATGTATTTAGACGTTTATCTGCTTGTCACAACGTGATTTTCACCGGTCACCAAGCCTTCTTAACCGAAGAAGCCTTGAATGCCATTGCTTCAACCACGCTAAATAATGTTGATGCGCTAGATAAAGGTGAGAAATCAGGTAACGAGCTGTGTTAA
- the rluA gene encoding bifunctional tRNA pseudouridine(32) synthase/23S rRNA pseudouridine(746) synthase RluA, with protein MADFLYTPPTEPWLDIIHQDRDIIVLNKPSGILSVPGRQAQYHDSIYSRVVAEHPNAQIVHRLDMATSGVIVLALRKNAERELKRQFRDRETSKTYYARVAGHLKAVDKVSYPLVCDWPNRPKQKVCFETGKPSETLVDIISYGKRSTLVKLTPITGRSHQLRVHMMALGHPILGDGFYADGAAKRLSPRLLLHASHLQIAHPYSGKPMTFEAPVPFIEASEQQ; from the coding sequence ATGGCTGACTTCCTATATACCCCTCCAACCGAGCCCTGGTTAGATATCATTCATCAAGATCGAGATATCATAGTGCTCAATAAGCCTTCAGGGATCCTTTCAGTGCCAGGGCGTCAGGCGCAATACCACGACAGTATTTATAGCCGAGTAGTAGCCGAGCACCCTAACGCGCAAATTGTTCACCGTCTCGATATGGCAACCTCTGGCGTTATAGTATTAGCGCTGCGCAAAAACGCCGAGCGAGAACTGAAAAGGCAATTTCGAGATCGCGAAACCAGCAAAACCTACTATGCTCGCGTCGCCGGACATTTAAAGGCGGTAGATAAAGTATCCTACCCATTAGTATGTGATTGGCCCAACCGCCCGAAGCAGAAGGTTTGTTTTGAAACAGGCAAACCAAGCGAGACCTTGGTAGACATTATCAGCTATGGTAAACGCTCAACTTTAGTTAAACTCACGCCAATTACCGGCCGCTCGCATCAATTACGAGTACATATGATGGCACTAGGTCACCCTATTCTTGGGGACGGCTTCTATGCTGACGGCGCAGCCAAGCGCTTATCCCCAAGACTACTGCTGCATGCTAGCCATCTGCAAATCGCGCACCCATATTCAGG